The genomic interval TGCTGGTTGTACGTCACTTTCTATTTTCGCAAGTGTTGAGACGCTCAGTAGAATCATCCAAGCTCCGTTAAACAAGCCACAAGTCTATCGGGCATCGAAAAGAATGGGCAATGCGATGATTGAAGCTGAAAACGGCGTTTGACGGCAACTCGACTCAGCATCAATGTCTGATGTTGGTGGCTCACAGCCTTGTCATTCAAGGTTTCAATATAAAAACGTGACACCGATCCAAAATTGCTGTCGGTTAATGCGACTGGACTAGCACATGGATGCATTGGTTCTGGACGATGACGTGCAACTAATAACTCCTGATATTTTGGTGGGCAATCTGCACCAAAAACCTCGACGATTCCTTCATCAGCAATCCATGCTGGAGTATCATGCTCTGGATCATCCTACCTCCAGTGAGACATCATTTCAGTCTCGTTGTCCTCCAATGCGAGTTGGTAGAGGCTCTCACCATTTCGAGGTAAGTAGGCACATAGATAAACTAAGGCTTCGATCTGCTCTGGAATAGCTTCTGCAACGGCTGAAATCACCATTCCTGACATGCTATGCCCAACCAGAATAATATTGTGACGCGCTCCGATCGCGGCAACTACAGAATCACGATAACCTTCTAGTGATACAGATTCCGGCGGTGTTGGATCATCACCATGAGCCGGGAGATCCAGACTGATGACTGTATACCCCTTATCTTCAAGCCGAGGTATAACTTCAGACCAACAGAACTTTCCCATCCATGAACCATGAACCAAGACGTAGGTAATGTCAGTCATTGTCACGCTTCCTAATTTTTGAACGGCAGCAGACAATTTTACAGTGTTGTTCCCACAGATAACGCAAAGCAGCCCAACGTTTAAGCTAACCGGACAGCAGTTGTCTTTGCAACCCAAATAAGTTGTAGATAGTTCCGGTTCAGCGCAGTGTTATGAGGTAATTTCACATCAAGGCTGGCATAACTCTGCCGTCGTAAATGCATGTATAGGCAGGAACACTGCGCTGCTTTCATGAATAACAAAATTTTGAATCAGGCTTCCAGCATTCTGTGACGAATATAATGCCCCCTACTAGCGTAAATACCGAAACCATCAGCAAATTCAATTGCAGGTTCATTGTTCGCATGAACACGATCATGCTTATCTATGGAAAGCTTAGTTGGTCTATCACTAACAACACAAATGTTTTGATAGAGATACGCTCTGTAGAGATTTGATGAAACTGCCTGGAATATCTCCCATTCTTGTCGTGTGCAGTTATTCTCGCCCATAACCGAAAGACAAAACTCATGGAGACAGCCGTAAGGAACCCAGTCTTCAATCCTAAAACTCTCATAGTAGGAAGAATCAAGTCTGAAATCTTCAAAATAGACTTCTTGAATCTGGGAGGTAGCCACTTCTACGATGGAGACTTGGCTCGTTGTTTCGTCATACAATCTCTGCCGTAGAGCTTCCCTCAGGTAGTGAAAATAGAAATCAGTCGCAGGAACAAAAGGGGATGAAAGCGGTGGATACATGAGTTTATCAATGAAATCCTCTAGGATGACCTGAGTTGAACCGATAAGCTCATCCTTTACTCGTTCCAAAAGTTCGTACTTAATAGCTTTTAATGCTGAATAAGGGCTGTCAAAAAAGTAAACATCAGGTGGCTGCCTATCCATAAATTGATAGAGGGCTTGAATTGCCTCAGATGCTTTTTGACGGTTAACACGTTGAGTAGAACGAGCAAGCTGTTTCCACTTTTCTCTATAGACCGGAATTAATTGTTCCTGTTCGGGAGTTAGTACAGCAGGGTTAGATGACATTGCTAGAGCACCGAATTATTACCCGTTGTTAATTGCTTCTACTGGGCGATCACAAGAATTTGGTTGCCGTATAACGGCTCAAATCAGCGGCGGCAGATAACCTTGAACTCAGCGCCGACGGATTTTATCCGTCCGCTGCATTTGAATTGTTATACTGCGTTATTTACCACTATAAACCGTGAAAATCTCTCAATATTTTCTTGATGACTGTTTCTAACTCAGG from Kovacikia minuta CCNUW1 carries:
- a CDS encoding alpha/beta fold hydrolase, whose protein sequence is MTDITYVLVHGSWMGKFCWSEVIPRLEDKGYTVISLDLPAHGDDPTPPESVSLEGYRDSVVAAIGARHNIILVGHSMSGMVISAVAEAIPEQIEALVYLCAYLPRNGESLYQLALEDNETEMMSHWR
- a CDS encoding DUF6745 domain-containing protein translates to MSSNPAVLTPEQEQLIPVYREKWKQLARSTQRVNRQKASEAIQALYQFMDRQPPDVYFFDSPYSALKAIKYELLERVKDELIGSTQVILEDFIDKLMYPPLSSPFVPATDFYFHYLREALRQRLYDETTSQVSIVEVATSQIQEVYFEDFRLDSSYYESFRIEDWVPYGCLHEFCLSVMGENNCTRQEWEIFQAVSSNLYRAYLYQNICVVSDRPTKLSIDKHDRVHANNEPAIEFADGFGIYASRGHYIRHRMLEA